Genomic segment of Panicum virgatum strain AP13 chromosome 2K, P.virgatum_v5, whole genome shotgun sequence:
ggaggttgtggagccagacgCTTAGTTAGGGATCTCCGTAGGGTAcacttttggtagttgtaggccATTTCCTCTATTCGAACCTTAATTTCGGTATTATAAAGTTTATAAACTATGTATGCATTCAAACTTGATTTGTAAAAATTAAGATAGAGTCTTATGTATATTGCTGTattttcaaatatatgtcgtgcttgtaccatctgcgctcaccttcgcgtgagactatcggtgttgtttcgatcgggacgtggacTGAGAAAGGACTGTTAAATTAAacaattaagctaatgcgtccgATATATTCAAATGACGGTCATTAcgtttaatttagagttttaatttggcggttccgtcacaaccAGCAGCCCTCAAACTTGTCCCTAGGTGTCACTTAGGTTCACGAACTCACAAAATCGAAATCTGACACCATGCATTTAACTCTTAGAATTAATTGTATTTTCTTCAAATGCTTCTTTTTCTTGTGCCGTGAGGAATGTCGTCATGCTCGTGAGAAGAGAGCAGCATGTGTTCCTGCGGTGAGGCCGAGGGTATGTTTGGCCAGGGTATGTTTGGCCAGGGTATGTTTGCATGAAATGAAATAAATTGTGAATCATTTTTACGCGCGCTGCGACTCACACAGCTCGGGCCTTGGGCCTTGTCTCGCTGCTGCCACTCCACGCCTCCGGCCCAAACACGGCGTCGCGACTACTACTGCGACGGGGCGGCACCGGCACGAGCACGAGCATAGCGCACCGGACTAGTACACGAAAGGAAGCGAGACGGAATTTGATTTGCCGATATTTtggtatttttctaaaaaattgatATCTTTGGTAAAATTTAATTTAAACACCGTTGGATTTCGAGATCAACTTGCTCAAACCCTTTTAAAGGCAGCCGCTCTTTTCCTGTACGGGCTGTACCCTCCCCTCCTGCTTTTCCACCCGTTTTCCctcggtgcgccgccgcggcctcccagcagacagcgccgccgccatgccgctCCACCTGCTCTcgtctcccgccgccgccgccaagctcgTCGCGGGCTTGCGCGCGGTCCCTCTCCGCCGCTGCCACAGCTTCGCCCCGGCTCCCCACCACCCGGTACACCCACGCCTTCCTTCCTTTGGGATTCCTTAACTCTGTAGTAAACTTGCTGCTTGATTTCTTGCAGGACCGCGCGTCCCTGGCGACTTCCTTgtcagcggccgcggcggcgcggtctgCTGGGCCGGTCGTGGCAGCGGCGCAGACCAAGCAGAGCGGTAAGCGTCCTTTCCTTTCGTTCTTCACTTTATTCGcgtgtttccttttttttttttggaaattggTCTGTGCCACATCCTCAAATGGTGATTTTGTGCACAGCACACTCCACTCTTTGAAATTATTCACAACACACTCCATTCTTTGAtttttgtctccaacacaccacaataacaacaacatagccttttgtctcAAACACACCGCAGCACATAAAAGGTCTTCTTTGCCCTTACAAAAACTGGGCCCACCCAtcagctctctccctctccccggtCAGCACACTCCCTGATCTCTGGCCACCAGATCCGAGCCGCGACGCGTCGCCGGGGAGCTCGAGCCCAGGGCGGATCCGCGCCGAGCTCGGCACCGAAGGAGCCGCCGGCAGGGCGGAGCTGCTGCTGCCCGCGCCACCAGGCTGCCCCTGCTCCGGGCACGGCAGAGCAGCCGAGGCGGCTCCGtccaacgccgccgcccgcggatccacgccgccggccactgcGCGCAAGCTGCAACTCCGGCGGCCGACGCGCGAGGGAGCGGAAGGGCGAGGCGCTCGTGGCCatgcgctcgccggcgccgcagaCAGGGGGCCCTGCAAGCCGGGGAGGACGAGGAGCTCGCGGGGCCCCTGCACGCCGCGCCAAGCTCTGCCGACGCCCCGGGCGGCCATCCGCTGCTGGCGAGGGAGAGGATGGAGGGGGCGCCGTCCGTCCACCCGCTGCCCCCGCCCCACTCGctaccccggcgagctccaaggCCGGCGCGCCTCGCGGGGAgagggagcagaggaagggTGGCGCGGCCCTGCGGCTCGCTGGAGGCCGTCAGGGGCCTGCCTCGCCGAGCGCCGCGCCTGCCTCGCCGCGAGCCGCGCCTGCCGAAGCACGCGCCGGACTGTGACGCCGGAGCTCAGGTGCCTGTGCCGCCCGTGCCTTCCCCGACGGCCTGCTGCAGCCACATCGGCcttggaggcgccgccgccggccttgagCGCGCGCCGGCCTTGCTgacggggagagggagagagctgacgggtgggcccggttTTTGCAAGTGCAAAGAAGACCTTTTATGTGCTGTGGTGTGTTAGAGATAAAAATCAAAGAATGGAGTGTGTTGTGCACAATTTCAAAGAGTGGAGTGTGCTATGCACAAAATCACCATTTGGGGATGTGCCACAGAccaatttcctttttttttgtggagTTGTAGGAGCAAAAGATTGCATTTTGTATACTTTTTTTGTATGGATGAATAAAGTTTCATCCTATTTCGATGATTTACGTCTACTCGCCCATGTAACATTATGCTAGATTTGATGCTTCTCACGGCTTATTCACTTTCCCCCGAATAATTGGATTCAGTAGTTTTCATGAATATAAAATCGTGCGCATGTTCTTCCATACCACCTTTCTCAAACCATCAAGGAGCTCAGATTACTTCCAGTTAACTAACAGATGGTTGAATCCTATCAGTGTCAGGAAAGAAACAAGTGTTGATATCATTGTCAGACAAAACGGACTTGACTTACCTTGGCAACGGTCTTCAGGGTCTGGGGTAAGTGGCATCCTGTCTTTATCACTTGTTTAGTGAATTTGCCAGCAAGGGTGTTGGTAGAACATGTGAGTGTGGGACATATCTTGCATAAATTTGTACTTGCAGATGATGTATattaaaaaaagaataaaagctCAACTAGAAAAGTATAACACAGGCATGAAGCATCTTATTGACATTTTTTCTTTTGTAGGTACTCTATTGTCTCCACTGGTGGAACAGCATCCAGCCTGGAAGCAGCAGGAGtcaatgtaacaaaagttgaagaAATCACACATTTTCCTGAAATGGTACGAAGTCCTAACGAATGTTGTAAATGGTGGTGAGTGTAATTCTTTGTTCACATTCACATACTGTCTGGTTCTTTCAGCTTGATGGAAGAGTGAAAACATTGCACCCAAGTATACATGGTGGCATTCTTGCCCGGAGAGACCAGGAACATCATTTGAAGGCACTAAAGGATCATGGCATTGGTGAGTTTCTATAACTCCACCGTTTAAGGATGCTTACGGCTTTTAATTTTGATCTCCATCTTTGTAGTAACTTTGTTGGCACTGAACCATATATGAACTTCAATTTTATTTGTTGGGGGCACAGGGACATTTGATGTGGTTGTGGTGAATTTGTATCCTTTCTATGACAAAGTCACCTCTGGTACCATTTCTTTTGAGGATGGCATTGAAAATATTGATATTGGTGGGCCTACAATGATCAGAGCTGCAGCCAAGGTAAATAACTATTGTTTGTTTTTTTGGAACTATTTACTGAGCAACTCCTACGACAGGATTGCAACTTATATACACATTTGCGACATAAACTGCAGGGCTGATATTAGCATGTTAAATGGTTGGGATACTTTAATTCCGGAAAGTTCTGTTAAATTTGTTGCTCTGTGTTTTGACAGAACCATAAGGATGTCCTTATTGTAGTGGATCATAACGATTACCCAGCTTTACTGGAGTATCTTAAAGGAAATCAAGAGGACCAGCAGTTCCACAGGATGTTGGCATGGAAAGCCTTCCAGCATGTTGCCTCTTATGATGCTGCTGTCTCAGAATGGT
This window contains:
- the LOC120686658 gene encoding bifunctional purine biosynthesis protein PurH-like produces the protein MPLHLLSSPAAAAKLVAGLRAVPLRRCHSFAPAPHHPDRASLATSLSAAAAARSAGPVVAAAQTKQSVSGKKQVLISLSDKTDLTYLGNGLQGLGYSIVSTGGTASSLEAAGVNVTKVEEITHFPEMLDGRVKTLHPSIHGGILARRDQEHHLKALKDHGIGTFDVVVVNLYPFYDKVTSGTISFEDGIENIDIGGPTMIRAAAKNHKDVLIVVDHNDYPALLEYLKGNQEDQQFHRMLAWKAFQHVASYDAAVSEWLWKQSNKGEMFPPSFTVPLELKSTLRYGENPHQNAAFYADKSLSLVGAGGIATAIQHHGKEMSYNNYLDADAAWNCVSEFDSPTCVVVKHTNPCGVASRQDILEAYRLAVKGDPVSAFGGIVAFNTIIDEDLAKEIREFRSPTDGQTRMFYEIVVAPGYTEKGLEILQGKSKTLRILEAKRSGKGMLSLRQVNGGWLAQESDDLTPEDITFTTGSERAPQENEVADAKFA